The window AGGGATCATCCATCCGATTATATCATAAAtaggcacttcacagaaggcaattaCCATAAACTTTCATAGAAGGCACATTACAGTTGTGTATTTCACAAGAATGCAGTGGGGAACCACCAGAATAGATCAGGTTCAAGTAACCAAGTAACCATACAATAAATAAATCAAAATATCAACACGGTACTTATCTCATCCTTGCAGTACTGTGAGTGGTGAAAATACACCTGGGTCCAAGTTGACACCTGTAAGaacttgcccaacgcgtttccccccgatcacgagtcacatcggggttcatcaggggcaccctATTAGGGTAAGTAGCACTGGCTGCAGTCAGCCACGTGTGCACCTCGGTATCCGTCACCGTCGTGGTGCTAGGGGAACTTTTTAGCACTAAGGATCCAAAACTGTACTTCAATATTGAAAGTAATCCTTCTCttgatctggtccactttaacactgtttaaatgagaaaaatatattgtatcatTGATGTGTGTGTTTGAGTCCTTAGTTATTGATCAGCTtgttggtgcaacctccccacactccctcctctcccagaatagctgcacatgagatcagtagagggtaagaagggtgagccatcggtgagcgggggcgccactgcgtccagatctagggtgccaacctccgcggctaggtaggGCCATCTAAGGGAatttgggccataccctggttgcaccactATCATTTTTCTGGTACTCTTCCACGATACGGGATTTATCATGATACGGTATTAATTGATCATTCAATAGAGGACATTTTGACATACCCCAATTTTTTGCCTGTTCCTTTCTGATAGGATTACAGAGGGGTTCTATTGTATGTTGGCATATTGGGGAATGTTTgtcctgtttatgtgtgtatgtctagggattgttttatcatgaattaataaaaatatatttttaagggtttttttctatggtcaataatcgtgagtacaccctTTACATAAATTCTTCTGGTCTTTGGAACTCCAAGGCATAAGGTTAAAGTGCTAACTAAATGGCGCAGTGAGCAAAGTATAAAGATTGTGTCCTGTGTCAGGAAACACCCTAGGTCTCAATGCCATTGAGAACCTGTCATcaatcctcaaaaaaaaaaaaaaaaaaaaaaaaaaaaaaaaaatggggtggaCAATAGTAATGGGCAAGCGTGCTCGCCACTGTTTGCTACTCAATCGAGCATTGGGTCTGAAGGTCACTGGGAAATTTGAGCATTTTAAAACTCAGATGTTCGAGGCTCGATCGAGTTGTGACGAatacgcttgctcatcactagtggacaaacaaaaaaacaaaaattgtgaTAACTATAAGCACTAATTAGGCAACATTGAGTTGCCATCAATCAGAATTTGGCCCAGAAGCTAATATCCATCATATCAGGACAAACTGCAGAAGTCTTGAAAGATAAGGGTTAACACTGTAAATAATTTGTATAAACTTGAGGaatatcaaaacattttttttttttaaatgaaaatgcttctaaataaaaagaaaaaaaaaaaaaaaaaattgtacttcaGTAGCCATAGACACATCTAAGACCTAAAAACAATGAAGAAGCAAACAACCAAAATTTATCACTCAAAACTTTTAGCCATGACCGTATAATTCACAGATAAGTAACTCAGCACTCCAATAAGTTAGATGGAAACATTTATTTAATTGCAATCCAGAAGGTGAACACGTGTGATCCAAGACCTTCGTCTGACCAGATAGAATGATTGTAGCCAGCACTAGGGTTGCAATGACTATTTCTATGGGCGCCAGCAAGTTCCCAAAATTATGGactaaaataaatatttaaaccTACCTCAATTGTTGGCGTGCCAAGTAATTTATCTGTAAGTTTAGCAGGTCCCCCCACCCCCTGCCTGAGATGGGGCCCGTAGAAATAAGACAAAACAAGTTGTATAAAGAAACGCACATTTTTTAGTTTTTAATTTACAACTTTTGACAATTTGCACATAAATAACAATGTAAACCAAAATGTAAACATAAGAAATTTGTTGTTCTAGCAAAGTAAAAAGCCTGTTAACTTTGGTCAGATCAtcttagaaaaaaacaaacaaaaaacaagaaaacaaaaaTAGAGAAACCACTGTTTGCTACATTCACATGTAATAAaatcctatttttttttctttttgtttttactttttttaaaaagtAACATCTTGAAACAGTCATACATTAAGTCTTTGAAGTGAATACAGAAAAGCACTACTGGCAACGAGTAAGAAGTGTGTGTCCAGAGACAGTAGTGATACTTTGGTATATATTACATTAATACTTTCGACCttgctacattatttttttttcagaattcAGCTTGTATACAGTTGTAACAAACAAGAATTTTTTAAAGCTGTATTTTTTTGGTACCTTTGCTCTGAATCTTGGCATTGTATGAATGGATGGTGTAAAGGTCAGTCATTTTCAGGCTGTACAATGCCAGAAATTGTTTATAAAACAGTGCCGCTGCTTTGCCTATATCTTAGGTTTATGGTGTGTTTTGTCACATTTGGATGCTAGAGTATTCGGCTGGATATCTTTGGGAGTCCGGTTATAGTGATGTCACCATGTCACCAGTAGGGGGAACTCCAGTGACACTTGTAAATCTGAATATGGACCACTTTCTAGCAGTGTGTGGTGTAAATTCCTTGAAGTATATCCACTCCAGGATAGATTAGGTAACCTATACAGGAGTGCATATCCCAATATCTAGCCGTACAACTGCAATATCTTTGGAGTCAGCAAGCAAAGCAAGAGTAGAAGAAAGTGGAAGTGCAGTTTGGAGACTGCATATATTTGGTTTTTCCTTGAAAGCTATTGGTGTAGCcagctttttttttctgcaccactgGACACAATCAATGAGGTAAAATTGTCGAACAACTTTGCAATGCCCTTTTCACTTAAATTAACCACAACAAATAAATGTACAAGACACAAAATACTAAAAGGAAATGACTCACAGAAAATATAAATGAGATGAGTGCCAGTAACAGAAGAAACACCTTATTACCCGTGTCTACTACTGGACCATGGGGATGTAGTTAATCCTGCACTTGTCTAATCTGTCATGTCACACAGTATCTTTCTAAAATCTCTCATTCTGGTgttctttaaaagggaacctgtcaccagatttgtcccctataagttgcggccaccagtgagcccttctatacagtattctggaatgctgtatataagagcccaggccgcgctgtataatataaaaaacaccATTTGCTATACTCAACCACGGGGCAAGCGAGTCCaacacctcctctcttccttccatagtTGCCCTCATTCTGTAAAACACTTTCATTATACTTACAAGGGGGCGGtcctgtccgatgggtgtcgctgctctccagtctggcaCCTCCTGTCTGCTGCAATTGCCATCCTTCTTCTACCCAACCCAGTGTAGACGATATGTCTACGTCATccgcacaggcacactttgatctgcgctgctgaggacagatcaaagtactgtaatgtgcaggcacgaggaaaggtgcaAGAtcgcctgtgcatgcgcactacaatactttgatctgccctcagcagggcaggtcAAAGTGTGCATGCACAAGACCTAAATCCACACTGGGCTAGGTAGAAGAAGGACGGCGATTGCAGCAGAGAGTAGGTGCCGGATtggagagcagagacacccattggaccggaccacccaCTAGGTGataataaaagtattttttttgcattctacagagcggcctgagcACCAATATATAGTATTCTAGACTTTATATACAAGAtctcactagtggtggccgcagcttagaggggccaaatctggtgatatGTTTCCTTTAAGAATGGTTTAACATACAGAACTATAACAAGCAGGAGGTTATTACATTAACATCTCATGTGCACTTATGATGCTCTCAAAGTAAGAGTGTTAACAAAAACAAACAATACACTACAATTTgcttgcagtgaaataaataaacattTCCATAATGTAATGTCCAGCTTTGGCAACAAAATTTTGATCATTGGTATGGAGAGCTAAGGTGTTTTACACATTAAGTTTCGTTTACTTTTCACTAAGACACTGCAGACAGCATGTACAGCAATGGCCACATTCAAATATACACATTTATAGTCAAAATTACAATGATTTCTCCGGTCATTGTACACTTTTTTCAAATTATTGCTTTTGTATTGATAAATTGCATAATAAATTATGAAGTATTTTTCAGTGACACAATTGGACATAAATGATTGTCTTTTACCATTAAtaattagaataataataataatattaagttAATAGGCAATACCCATATCACTGCCTCTTTCCTTGCCCTGAGAATGCGCTTATCTCGGAGTTCCTTCTTGGAGTTTAGTTTGGTCTTCTAGAAGAATTCTACCCATCATAAGCTAAGACCATGCTGCAGCATTATAAATATGCACAAGGACCGGCTGCAGTCTCAACGTCCTATAAATAACACTTGTCCTACAAGTCAATTAAGGGTCCTTTTGGTCTACGGTTTCTTGTTTGACCTTAACTGGTAACAGAGGTAGCGGGGAGTTAAGGGGCAGCCTTATGACGGAGTCAGATTGTTCATAAATGTTGCACCCTGATGTAATTAAACCATTTCCCATACTTCTTGGTACAGATACCTTCGTGTTTGCACCTTCTATTTCTCTTTGAAGAATTGCCATTATTTCTTGCTCCACTGCAGGCGACATGCCAATTGTCTCTAGCCTGACTGCATTGTCACTGAGGTCAAATTTCTGGATCTCTGCATTGATTACACTCAAGTCATCCCTTGTGAGACCAGGCCTTGGAGATGCTGGACAATGTCCCTTCATGTGTATATGAAGACTGCACATGTGAATGTAACCTTTGAGGCAGTGAACACATTTATGTGCTTGTTCCTTTACGTGAAGTCGTTTGTGGAGTTTGAGGTGAACAAATTGGGTGAACTTTGATAGGCAAAGCTTGCAATGATAGGGTTTTTCCCCAGAGTGCAGCCGTAGATGAGTTTTTAGGTTGCTTGTGCTGCTAAACCGTTTATGACACacctaaaaacaaagaaaataatGAGGTTATTCCTTTTATACAGTATTCGTTTCATGGAAGGGTACAAAAAATGGCTGCCTTTATAGAATGCATTTAGAAGGACTGTATGCCCAGACTGACCAAGGGTCTTCAGTCCCAAACTAACAGCCTTGAAAGACTGTTTGTTTGGGTCAGAACATCAGTTATATGCCTGAGCATTGTGATCTGTACATGAACATCTGATTTCAGCCTAATAGTGTTTAAACAATTCTACCTtctaatattttaaaaaataaaatgtaaaaaatgttgtAATATACACACCTGGCATTCATGTGGCTTTTCCCCAGTGTGTACCAAAAAATGCTTTTGTAGATGTGCCAGCTGGGTGAATCCCTTGTTGCAAGTCTGACATTTGAATGGCCGCTCACCACTATGAACTCTTAGATGGACCTATAAATAAAAGCTTATTATTAGCTTACAGAAAAATAGGATATCAGAGCCATCAATACAACAAAGTCTTATGTATCTATATTCTGTACCTTAAGATTTGACAGTTGTCCAAAGGTCTTGGAGCAAATGTTACACTCGTATTTTATTTTACCATTCTGTTTTTTGAGTGGGTAGGGAAGAGTCTTATATCCAGTCATGTTCCGTTTGCTTTTAATCAAATTGATGGCCTCATCACTGTTGGTAGTCATCACTGCTGAGGTAGGTTTAGGTTGCATTACATGGTCAGAACTTGCTGCTGTGCCAGCAGTGGGGGATCCACTTGTTGGATTGAACTGCTTATCTTTCATACTAGCAGCAGCGCCTGTGATGGAAAAGGCACTATTGGGTGCAGGAATGAGAAAATCTCGAGGCTGATCAGGCTGTAGCAGTCTGCGCCCTACTTCATGAGGAAGGGAACCAGGAATAGCTGCAGGGTTTAACAGGGGATGAGAGAGGCTTCCACTTCCAAGCATACGGCTGTAAAATGGATACATTCGTGGGAGAAGACTGAAATTATTCATGGCATTGATGTTACTTAGAGGGTTAAGGCTATTGCATCCAAGACTAAGGGGTGGCAACAAGAACTTGGGGAAGGGCTGATGGTATGAAGGTAGAAAGGCTGGAGGTAGATgacttgcaggaggtgcatagttaGGCAAGGATGCTAGTCCTTCTCCACTGTATTGTTTATTTAGTGAAGGGTACAAATCTCTGTGGTCTTGGGAAAGTTGATGAGGGGATAGTGCAGATCCATGGCTACTGTGAGGACTTGAGCTTTTAAAACTCTTATCCGGACTACTTCTTGTTGAAGGACTTGATGGTGTAGATGGCGGAATTGGTGAATGCATCATATAAGTTGATCTCTCAAGGCCAAACCCAGCTGAAGCCTTTAAATAATCATCGTGAATGTGGGAGCGGAATGGATACACAACTCTTGGGAATATTGGTTTCCCAGGGCTTGAACTTTTAGTTGGTTCTTTGTCTTCTTGGTCAGGAGTTACAACAGCAATATTATTCAGTTGGATGTCTTTGGGTTTTGAATGATTTGTGTCTTTGAGAATCTCTTCAACACTGTGCTCTTTCTTGGATGTCCTTTTATGAGGGGTTTTCTCTTTTTGAGGAATCTCATCCTCTGTCTTTTGTTCTGAAAAAGATGGATATTAAATCTGTTAAAATAACTTAAATAGTAGAGACAATTTGAAAATGACAGTTAGATAGCAGATATTGCTCtgttactagtgatgggtggagcAGTACACTGCTCGGTGCTTGAAAGGATGAGTGAACACTATGATGCGAGTGCTCGTGACACGggttgagcaggtcagatgctcagacGAGCTAGACTCGAGTAatgagtaaaatggaagtcaatgatttgaCAGTTCGGCTCCTCTCTCACATACAGTAAGcactaaacagagcatttccggaggaGGCAGTGGGTTTTTTTTGGGACACAACACATTTGAAAACGTTGTTTTAACCCCCAAAGAAGAGCCATCAGAGACTGCAACTGGCCTTCATTGGGGTGTCTGCTCTCactcagtgaagcaagcctgtgtttTTTGTTCAATGTTTCATGAATGACACATCCAAGCATCTGCAATACTCGGCCATGCACCTAGCATAGCCAAGCACCCCTTATGCTCGATCAACTATAGGGCAGTGGTGAGTATGCTCGCCCCTCAATATTTATTACCAAATAACTGAGTAATACTAATAATATTGCTAGTTACAATCAACTTCGTGTTTGTGGTCCTAGTGTTCAGTTGCTTATCTCTTCTCCCACCTAGAAGTTGTACAGATATAGCCATCTGCAGAACATATTGCAAAAAGTGGGCCCCCTTTGCCGATTATGCACTGGGGCCAAGGAGATTGAAGTATGCTTCTGCATACGGCAGAAAGGTCTCGGGTCTATGGCTGGATTTTTCAATCTAAAGGGTATGAGCAAATGGTATCTTATTCACGGCGATTCCGCCTGAAAAAgcaacataatgcacagcaatgtaaaaatgatATTGCTATgccattgtttttttttactttaggtTTTGTAAAAGATGCCGTGTGCACATACCCCAACAGTGATGGGCAAAAATTATAAGATTTCCAATTAACCAAGATATATAAAGCAACTCACTTAAAATGTGAGTAAATAATTGTAGTGGTTTTCTATTGTGCTTTACTTTTAAAGGAAGTTTGCGATGTAAAGCTTCAAGTAGCCAAATAGgtgaaagtttaaaaaaaattaaaaaaaaaaaaaaaaagataagaaacTGACAGTAAATGTGAGATGAAGAGATATCTCACAAGGCAAGCGATGCAATCAACTTTACCCAAAGAAAGGAAGTGAACAACAAATTCTACAGAAATTTCTTCAAATGGCTTGCTTAAAAAAATTCATGCGAAAACACTGGTTTATGTGGTGTCTGTTAACGTGTGAAAATAAATTTAACTTGTTTAGTGCTCCACATTTCAAAATGGGATTAAACTgacattttgttatatatatatatatatatatatatatatatatatatatatatatatatatatatatatatatatatatatatatatatatatatatatgactagtGTTGCTAAGGATGAGCTGGCCACTTCAGGGATCATGAAATAATGCCAGATAAGTATTGGAAGTTGAGcttctctgtaaaaaaaaaaaggttttggcaATTGCCATTTAATAAACTGTAATAgctgggtggctcagtggttaacactgagcCACCcagggctcaaatcccaccaaggacagcatctgcaaggtgtttgtatgttctccttgtgtttttgtgggtttcctcccacactccaaagatctactgattgggggctcacaatctaaattccctatgaggACAGTGACAATCACATTTGTagaaacagcgctatataaataaattgtAAACTGCATAGCCAGTACTGAAAACATGCCATGCATTCCCTCCAATATGCACTTTACTTACTAAGATTCATCAACAGCTCTCCAGAAGGGTACTCAAGCCTTTCTGCAAAGTCCCGACAGTACCATACAAGCAGATCCTGATTGGCTGGAATAGGCTTGATGGAGTAGAAATAGATATCCATACCATTTTGGCAGGCAGCTAGATTCTGTTCTTGACGATTATGTGCTGGATTCACATAGCGCATCCAGTTACTCTTTTCTTCATTGTAGCCATCGATAAAGTGTAAAAATTTGCCTTCTGAATAGATCTACAAAAaatatgcaacaaaaaaaaaatgtattagaaAAAACACGAGAATCTATTTAAGGACTAGCATGGCAATAATGTCCTCACTTTTATTATGTTATAAATGTCCCTCCTTCCTTTAATAACCACAATGATATTTAATTGGTCCAACTATATCTAGGATTACGCACACACTAAAAAAGGTACTGAGTCAGGCAGTCTCATTAACATTACTTCAAGCTAAACAGGCTTTTGCACTTGCAGTTTCCCTGGCCATCCCACATTTTCTCCTTAATCATATAAATACTTGGAATGTAGTCATTTTGACAGAACACTGGGTGGAGCAAAGGTGAACTTCACCTGCCAAAACAATGACTAGAGTTGGAACGGGGCCAGTCCCGTCACTCATCCTTTGCCAGGACACTCACTTTTCCTCATGCTTGACAAGCACTGTCTTGTGAAGCTTTGCCCTATGAAGCTATAGGGGAGGGAAGTCTCATT is drawn from Anomaloglossus baeobatrachus isolate aAnoBae1 chromosome 3, aAnoBae1.hap1, whole genome shotgun sequence and contains these coding sequences:
- the PRDM1 gene encoding PR domain zinc finger protein 1 isoform X2 codes for the protein MKVNEEEVDMTLWPEAEIDTKCAYQVRDLPWDSSDGSNLVQAKATLPRNLVFKYAPGSKEVSGVLSKEYVPKGTRFGPFVGEVYTIDNVPENGNRNFFWRIYSEGKFLHFIDGYNEEKSNWMRYVNPAHNRQEQNLAACQNEQKTEDEIPQKEKTPHKRTSKKEHSVEEILKDTNHSKPKDIQLNNIAVVTPDQEDKEPTKSSSPGKPIFPRVVYPFRSHIHDDYLKASAGFGLERSTYMMHSPIPPSTPSSPSTRSSPDKSFKSSSPHSSHGSALSPHQLSQDHRDLYPSLNKQYSGEGLASLPNYAPPASHLPPAFLPSYHQPFPKFLLPPLSLGCNSLNPLSNINAMNNFSLLPRMYPFYSRMLGSGSLSHPLLNPAAIPGSLPHEVGRRLLQPDQPRDFLIPAPNSAFSITGAAASMKDKQFNPTSGSPTAGTAASSDHVMQPKPTSAVMTTNSDEAINLIKSKRNMTGYKTLPYPLKKQNGKIKYECNICSKTFGQLSNLKVHLRVHSGERPFKCQTCNKGFTQLAHLQKHFLVHTGEKPHECQVCHKRFSSTSNLKTHLRLHSGEKPYHCKLCLSKFTQFVHLKLHKRLHVKEQAHKCVHCLKGYIHMCSLHIHMKGHCPASPRPGLTRDDLSVINAEIQKFDLSDNAVRLETIGMSPAVEQEIMAILQREIEGANTKVSVPRSMGNGLITSGCNIYEQSDSVIRLPLNSPLPLLPVKVKQETVDQKDP
- the PRDM1 gene encoding PR domain zinc finger protein 1 isoform X1; its protein translation is MKVNEEEVDMTLWPEAEIDTKCAYQVRDLPWDSSDGSNLVQAKATLPRNLVFKYAPGSKEVSGVLSKEYVPKGTRFGPFVGEVYTIDNVPENGNRNFFWRIYSEGKFLHFIDGYNEEKSNWMRYVNPAHNRQEQNLAACQNGMDIYFYSIKPIPANQDLLVWYCRDFAERLEYPSGELLMNLKQKTEDEIPQKEKTPHKRTSKKEHSVEEILKDTNHSKPKDIQLNNIAVVTPDQEDKEPTKSSSPGKPIFPRVVYPFRSHIHDDYLKASAGFGLERSTYMMHSPIPPSTPSSPSTRSSPDKSFKSSSPHSSHGSALSPHQLSQDHRDLYPSLNKQYSGEGLASLPNYAPPASHLPPAFLPSYHQPFPKFLLPPLSLGCNSLNPLSNINAMNNFSLLPRMYPFYSRMLGSGSLSHPLLNPAAIPGSLPHEVGRRLLQPDQPRDFLIPAPNSAFSITGAAASMKDKQFNPTSGSPTAGTAASSDHVMQPKPTSAVMTTNSDEAINLIKSKRNMTGYKTLPYPLKKQNGKIKYECNICSKTFGQLSNLKVHLRVHSGERPFKCQTCNKGFTQLAHLQKHFLVHTGEKPHECQVCHKRFSSTSNLKTHLRLHSGEKPYHCKLCLSKFTQFVHLKLHKRLHVKEQAHKCVHCLKGYIHMCSLHIHMKGHCPASPRPGLTRDDLSVINAEIQKFDLSDNAVRLETIGMSPAVEQEIMAILQREIEGANTKVSVPRSMGNGLITSGCNIYEQSDSVIRLPLNSPLPLLPVKVKQETVDQKDP